One window from the genome of Labeo rohita strain BAU-BD-2019 chromosome 10, IGBB_LRoh.1.0, whole genome shotgun sequence encodes:
- the fam89b gene encoding leucine repeat adapter protein 25, which translates to MNGFQSSPADCPAGSVCSIEGLPPLPKGLSGILNSSGGSWRDIEKVYSKRTRIQADISKSRVSDCLGRSKPASLDAALAVLRKEMVGLRQLDMSLLCQLWSLYESIQEYKGAFQDISSSLCESSFNTENGYSEDEEEEDEDEHERESGETLLSLPQPTQNSRDQWIKDSFHIPI; encoded by the exons ATGAACGGGTTTCAGTCCAGTCCTGCGGATTGTCCGGCTGGAAGCGTCTGTTCTATTGAAGGACTGCCACCGTTACCTAAAGGACTGAGCGGTATCCTAAACTCGAGCGGGGGATCCTGGAGGGACATTGAGAAGGTCTACAGCAAGAGGACCCGCATCCAGGCGGACATCAGCAAGTCCAGAGTGAGCGACTGTCTTGGCCGCAGTAAACCGGCGAGCCTTGACGCAGCGCTGGCCGTGCTGCGCAAAGAGATG GTTGGACTTCGACAGTTAGACATGTCCTTGTTGTGCCAGTTATGGTCTCTATATGAGTCCATACAGGAATACAAAGGAGCTTTCCAGGACATCTCTTCTTCTCTGTGTGAGAGCTCCTTTAACACTGAAAATGGTTATTCTGAAGACGAAGAGgaggaagatgaagatgaaCATGAAAGGGAGAGTGGCGAGACGCTGTTGTCTCTTCCTCAGCCCACTCAGAACTCTCGAGACCAGTGGATCAAAGACTCCTTCCACATCCCCATATAA